In Desulfofundulus kuznetsovii DSM 6115, the following are encoded in one genomic region:
- a CDS encoding adenylosuccinate synthase, with translation MSTLVLVGAQWGDEGKGKITDFLAEKADLIVRYQGGNNAGHTVVVAGQQFKLHLVPSGILYPDKLCLIGNGVVVDPEVLLNELDNLAARGISTANLRISPRAHVILPYHRRQDQCEEERKGAWRIGTTCRGIGPAYTDKIARVGIRMAELVDEEEFPGLLERNLENKNQLFREIYHSKEFKLEDILPTYLSYGRRLKPFVADVSVIVNEAIEQGKKVLFEGAQGTLLDVDHGTYPYVTSSHPVAAGACTGAGIGPTRIDRVMGVAKAYVTRVGEGPFPTELKDALGDHIRTRGGEFGTTTGRPRRCGWFDAVVARYAVRINGLEYLAITKLDVLTGLETIRLCTAYRYKGEILTEFPATLKVLAACEPVYEEWPGWQEDISRARRYEDLPASARRYLERISELVGVPIAIIGVGPGREETIITREVF, from the coding sequence ATGTCAACGCTAGTGCTGGTGGGTGCCCAGTGGGGAGACGAGGGGAAGGGAAAAATTACGGACTTTCTGGCTGAAAAGGCCGACCTCATTGTGCGTTACCAGGGCGGCAACAACGCCGGCCACACGGTGGTTGTGGCGGGTCAGCAGTTCAAGCTGCATCTGGTTCCTTCGGGCATCCTGTACCCCGATAAACTGTGCTTGATTGGAAACGGTGTGGTGGTTGATCCCGAGGTCCTCCTGAACGAGCTCGATAACCTGGCCGCCCGGGGGATTTCCACGGCCAACCTGCGCATCAGTCCCCGTGCCCATGTCATTCTCCCCTACCACCGGCGGCAGGACCAGTGCGAGGAAGAAAGAAAGGGCGCATGGCGCATCGGCACCACCTGCCGGGGCATCGGTCCGGCTTACACCGATAAGATTGCCCGGGTGGGCATTCGCATGGCCGAGCTGGTGGATGAGGAAGAATTTCCGGGCCTGCTGGAACGGAATCTCGAAAACAAGAACCAGCTCTTCCGGGAGATTTACCATAGCAAGGAATTTAAGCTGGAGGACATTTTGCCCACCTATTTAAGCTATGGCCGCAGGTTGAAACCTTTCGTGGCCGATGTGTCCGTCATCGTGAACGAAGCCATTGAGCAGGGCAAGAAGGTCCTTTTTGAAGGTGCCCAGGGGACCCTCCTGGACGTGGATCACGGTACTTACCCCTACGTAACCTCGTCCCATCCCGTGGCCGCCGGTGCCTGTACCGGTGCGGGCATTGGTCCCACCCGCATTGACCGGGTGATGGGTGTGGCCAAGGCCTATGTCACCAGGGTGGGTGAAGGCCCCTTCCCCACAGAGCTAAAAGATGCCCTGGGGGACCATATCCGCACCCGGGGTGGGGAATTTGGCACCACCACCGGACGGCCGCGCCGCTGCGGCTGGTTTGACGCCGTGGTGGCCCGTTATGCGGTGCGGATCAACGGCCTGGAGTACCTGGCCATCACCAAGCTGGACGTACTTACCGGTTTGGAGACCATCCGCCTGTGCACTGCCTACCGCTACAAGGGGGAAATCTTAACCGAGTTTCCGGCCACCCTCAAAGTGCTGGCGGCCTGCGAGCCGGTTTACGAGGAGTGGCCCGGCTGGCAGGAAGACATCAGCCGGGCCCGGCGTTATGAGGACCTGCCCGCCAGTGCCCGGCGGTACCTGGAGCGCATCAGCGAGCTGGTGGGCGTTCCCATAGCCATTATTGGCGTCGGTCCCGGGCGGGAGGAAACCATTATTACCCGGGAGGTATTCTAA
- a CDS encoding NAD(P)/FAD-dependent oxidoreductase yields the protein MEQVYDVIIVGAGPAGIFTALELVRQKGGLKILMLEKGRDLEERKCPSREKNNACFHCNPCSTICGWGGAGAFSDGKLTLSTEIGGSLEQYIGEEALGELIDYVDRIYREFGAPEMVYGLEHAEAIEEFQHRAAQAELKLIPVAIRHLGTGRCQEILARMKQYLLAAGVEIRTSCPVESVLAENNQVRGIITTGGEIIYGRHVILAPGREGAEWLARQAQMLGLTTVVNPVDIGVRVEVPAPVMEPLTRVFYEAKFIYYSRAFDDKVRTFCMNPYGEVVMENNDGLVTVNGHTHAYRKTGNTNFAVLVSKTFTEPFKEPIAYGKYIASLANLLGGGVIVQRLGDLLAGRRSTEERMRKCLTVPTLTKATPGDLSLVFPYRHLVAIVEMLRAMDEVAPGIYSRYTLLYGVEVKFYSSRLALTRGLETQVQNLFAAGDGAGVTRGLAQASVSGIVAAREILKKWGDR from the coding sequence ATGGAACAGGTTTACGACGTGATAATTGTCGGTGCAGGTCCCGCCGGCATTTTTACTGCCCTGGAGCTGGTCAGGCAAAAAGGCGGCTTAAAAATCCTTATGCTGGAAAAAGGGCGGGATTTGGAAGAGCGCAAATGTCCCTCCAGAGAAAAGAATAACGCCTGTTTTCACTGCAACCCCTGCTCCACCATCTGCGGCTGGGGTGGCGCCGGAGCCTTCAGCGACGGCAAGCTGACCCTGTCCACCGAAATTGGGGGCAGCCTGGAGCAGTATATCGGGGAAGAAGCTCTTGGCGAGCTGATTGACTATGTGGATAGAATCTACCGGGAATTTGGGGCGCCGGAAATGGTCTACGGCCTGGAGCATGCGGAAGCCATCGAGGAGTTCCAGCACCGGGCCGCCCAGGCGGAACTCAAGCTGATCCCCGTAGCCATTCGCCACCTGGGTACCGGCCGATGCCAGGAGATTCTGGCTCGCATGAAACAATACCTGCTGGCCGCGGGGGTGGAAATCCGCACCTCCTGTCCGGTGGAATCCGTCCTGGCAGAAAATAATCAAGTACGGGGCATAATTACCACCGGGGGAGAAATCATTTACGGCCGCCATGTGATTCTAGCCCCCGGCCGGGAAGGGGCCGAGTGGCTGGCCCGGCAGGCCCAGATGCTGGGACTGACCACGGTGGTCAACCCGGTGGATATCGGCGTGCGGGTGGAAGTGCCGGCGCCGGTGATGGAACCCCTGACCCGGGTCTTCTATGAAGCCAAGTTTATCTATTATTCCCGGGCCTTTGACGATAAAGTGCGCACCTTTTGTATGAACCCCTACGGTGAGGTGGTCATGGAGAATAACGACGGCCTGGTTACCGTCAACGGCCACACCCATGCCTACCGTAAAACCGGCAATACCAACTTTGCGGTTCTGGTCAGCAAAACCTTCACCGAGCCCTTTAAAGAGCCCATTGCCTACGGCAAGTATATTGCCAGCCTGGCCAACCTGCTGGGCGGCGGGGTTATCGTCCAGCGGCTGGGCGACCTCCTGGCCGGGAGGCGGAGCACGGAAGAAAGGATGCGCAAGTGCCTCACCGTTCCCACCCTGACCAAGGCCACGCCGGGAGACCTGAGCCTGGTTTTCCCTTACCGGCATCTGGTGGCCATTGTGGAAATGTTGAGAGCCATGGACGAAGTCGCGCCGGGAATCTATTCCCGTTACACCCTCCTTTACGGGGTGGAAGTGAAATTTTATTCTTCCCGCCTGGCCCTGACCCGGGGCCTGGAAACCCAGGTACAAAATCTCTTTGCCGCCGGAGACGGGGCGGGAGTAACCAGGGGTCTGGCCCAGGCGTCGGTGTCCGGGATTGTGGCGGCGCGGGAGATCCTGAAAAAGTGGGGGGATAGATAG